CGGGCAATCGAAACGCAGCAGCACATGCGAATAAAACGCCAGCTTGAGCAGCGTGTGGATGTAGCGCCGCTCCGTCTTGAATCGCTGCGGTATCGCCACGCAGACCACCTTGCCCCGGTCGATTTCGGCCATCGAAAACGATGAAATCTCCGGGCAGAACACCTGCGCGATGTCCGGGTGCGTGAAATGTTTCAACCGGTTGGCCAGCGTGCCGCGCACCCCGCCCATTTGCTCCGCCGGCTGGCTCGCGATCTGCGTGCGATGATGCTCCAGCAATCTCGCCGCCTCCGGCGTTTTCACGGCGCGGACACTGGTCAGCACTTGCTGTATGAACGCATCCGAGGAAAGCATCTCGTAGGCGTGCTCCAGTGTCACCGGCAACCCCGCGCAGTCCAGCGCGCGAAATGCGAAGTCCATTTGTATCTCCGACTGCGTTTTGAAAAACGGTTGTTCGCCATCCTGGCCGAGCGAGGCCGCCACATCACAGACGTCCTTCGCCCGCGCCGAATACGGCAGCCGTTTGTCCGCGAGGAAATTAAACGTGTGCTCCGGCACCCAGTCCTCCGGCGCGCCTTCGGGGCGCACCCGCAGCAAGACCAAATCCTTCTCGCGCCCCAGCGCGCGAAACATCGTGGACAGCGTTTCCCAATACAGCCCCTTGTCGTCGATGCAGATGCCGCCCCAGTTCGGACAGTTCGTCGTCACCTGCCAGAGCATGTTGTTGATGACGGCCTGGGTTTTCCCGCTGCCCGTCTCCCCGGTAATCAACCAGCCCCGGCAAAAATCATTCAGGTTCCACGCGAACCCTCCCAGCCGCAAAATCGTCTTCGGCTTGCGCCGCTCCTCACGAAGCGCCCAAAAGCCGCAAACAATCTGCCAGCACGCGAGCCCGGCAAATGCCGCGGACACTGGCGCACGCATCGGCGACATCCCGGCGAAGGAATGCTTCCATACGAGGACGGCAATGCCCGCACTCACGAATGACAGCAGCAGATGAAGAAACATGCGCGTTTATCATGCCAGCAATACCCGCCATTGAATTGGAGATTCCTGCCCATTATGGGAAAACCCGGGGAAAATCATTTGGCCCGGAGCCTGATTTCCATGCTCACAATGACAGATTCCGCCGCATCATGAGTGTCAGCCGGCAAAAACTTTTCCGGCACCTCGCGCAGTTCGACAACCCGGTGCCGGGCGATTGAGTCCATCAACACGGCAAGGTTGCGTCCGCGCAGCGTGATTTCCCTCGGCCCGAAGACCAATCGGACTTGTTCGGTGAAACCCGGCGAAGCGTGTGTTGTCTGGGTTTCGCTCCCGGTGTTCGATGGAAAATACTCCGCCTCGATAAAGTAAGACCAGGGGAACACCCATGTCTTGCGGTTCCACTGGCGAAGCAACACACCCGGCTCCGTCGGCTTGTCCGGATGCGGCGATGACGGCGACGTCATCGGGAAAAAGTCTGCCGGAGTATCATTTGTTTCTCGGCCCGCCTGCGTGGACGAGCCGTAGCCGGCCTGCGCCCGCCGTTGTTTTTCAAGATGATCGGCCAAACTCATATTCTGATCCCCCTGTTAATTTTCGGTTGTTGAATGGATTGAGGCAAAAGGGGCGGAGCCACGCGCGGCGAGTTTGCCTGCGCCTGGGCCGTCCGCACCCACCGCATCACAGACTCATGACGCTGGGCTCGCTGCCCCTCGCGCAGCAATGCCTGCGTTTCCTCCGAAAATTCCGCGCAGACGGCATCCATCGCCGCCTTCTCCGGCGTGATGGATAGCGCCAGCTCGCGATCCGCCTCCCGCTCGACACGCATCCGCAACGCCTCCTTGTCCCCGGTGAGCACGAGCACATTCTTCCGCGCCCGCGAAATCGCCACATACCACTGCTGCGAGTTGGCGCCCACTGGCATCGCCTCGCGTTCGCCATACGAGGCGATCACGGTATCCACCGTTTTGCCCTGCGACGCATACGATGTCACTGCGTAGCCCGGCACGAAGAGTCTCTGTGATGGCGAAAGCGTCTTGCTCTTGCCGCCATCGTCGCGCACGCAAATGCGGCCGTCGCCCAACACTCGCTGCACCGTGACCAGTTCCCCGTTGCGAATCGCTGCGCCCTCCGCGGAACTGCCGTTGAACTTCATCTGCAACCGGTCGCTCCGCGCCAGTTCGATTTGTTGAGGTGCCGCGACGATGAACCGGTTTGCATAATCCAAACTCAGGGACGTTGTCTGTCCATCCTTGCGCAGCGTGATCCCATGCTCGTTGACTTTCACAATCTCGCCCCAGTCGCCGCGTCCGAACCGACCGTATTCGCGCACAAAAAACGCGCGCGCGCCCGCGCCATAAAACCGGGCATCGCGTTTCTGCGCATCCGTCAAATCCAACGACTGCCACGAGACCACCGGCACGCCTTCCCCGAGCTTGCCCGCATTTTTCAACTCGTCGCGAATCGCCGTGTTTAGCTCCCGCACCTCCGACCACGTCTGCGCCACCGCGAGGACTTTTTCCTTTCTCCCCAAAGCCGCGCAATATTCCCGTGCCAGTTTTTTCTTCAATTCCGCCGCATCCAGTTCGCGAATGCAGCCGAGCGCATCCAGCTTGTCGAACGAGGCCATCGTATCGCCCTTCGCCGCGGCCTGCACGGCCTCGCGATACGCCTTGATAAATTGCCTCTCCCTGCGCGTGCGTCCCAGTTTCGGGTCCTGACGGCGGATTTCCGCCAAGCACACCGGCCTCACGTTCGTGTTCTCCTCGATCACGCGCAATGCATCCGACGCCGCCACCGCCCCCTGCTGTCGCGTATCCCCCGACAGGATCAGCCGCCCATTGCACGCCTGCACCCGCTTCATAAGCGCAAGCATGTCCCTGCCGCCAATCTGACCGGCTTCGTCCACGATCACGACCGCGCGCGGCGGCAACTCCGTCCCGGCCAGCAAACGCGCCAGCGTCATCGCATTTTCCAAACCATCGCCGCGCAAGCCATCCACCTGTTGATGCTGGGGAGCAGCGACAACCACCGGGTGTCCCCTGGCTTCCAATCCGCGCGCCACCTCCCGCAATGTAAAACTCTTCCCCGTTCCCGCGCCGCCGCGAAACAAGGTCACAAAATCACGGCTTTCCAGAATCCCGCGCACGGCTCTGCGCTGTTCCGACGACAACGTCAACGCCGGCCGATGGTGTGCGTTCAACGCGTCATGCCGATTGGCGCCATCCTCGACCCGCAATGCAATCTGCAACTCCCGCGATAACGCCTCGCGCGAGGTCAGTTTTCGGCCATCCTCGGAAAAGACATATTCGCGATCCACGACGGCCTCTTCCAGCTCCGCCAGCGTAAAATTTCCACCGCGACCGCGCGCCAGTGAGACGGCCAGCAGCTCATGATCCGCCACCACCGATTTGCGTTCGAATAAATGCCCGTCCGCCCATGCCACCAATCCGGACAGGTCCGGTTTTTCGGTGAGCACACCCGGCAGGGGTGGCGGCAGCTTTTTAGGCGACATGGCCTCCAGCGCCGAGCGTTCGGACAAGGGCATTTCCGCCTCCCAGCGCGGTCGCAAGCGGTCCGCTACCGCGTCCTTGGTTTTGCGCTTTCTCCTGTCATGCGCCACT
This genomic stretch from Termitidicoccus mucosus harbors:
- a CDS encoding type IV secretory system conjugative DNA transfer family protein, with product MSAGIAVLVWKHSFAGMSPMRAPVSAAFAGLACWQIVCGFWALREERRKPKTILRLGGFAWNLNDFCRGWLITGETGSGKTQAVINNMLWQVTTNCPNWGGICIDDKGLYWETLSTMFRALGREKDLVLLRVRPEGAPEDWVPEHTFNFLADKRLPYSARAKDVCDVAASLGQDGEQPFFKTQSEIQMDFAFRALDCAGLPVTLEHAYEMLSSDAFIQQVLTSVRAVKTPEAARLLEHHRTQIASQPAEQMGGVRGTLANRLKHFTHPDIAQVFCPEISSFSMAEIDRGKVVCVAIPQRFKTERRYIHTLLKLAFYSHVLLRFDCPEKERAKHNLLVLWADEAQKIITASEDGTSDYNVVDVIREAKATVVAATQSYTSLIPPIGDEQKAKVFIANMANRVICKAADEESAKIAASTLGKKKYKKRSYSYSGGKRTVSYSEEEKYYIEPHEFRRLRKFQAVVQHCEMGFRRVKLTPRGADGKVPEWYQG
- the mobF gene encoding MobF family relaxase, with the protein product MLTPKPQLKLSSAKGYFREHLAVGDYYMDGHVVAGEWHGAGAAMLGLEGRVTEDVFQKLCDGLNPETGEWLTARRNTTRREGSRTVANRRVFYDFTISPPKSVSVVALHQDSRIVGLHDRAVRTMMDELEKYAEARVRIDGANDERVTGGVIAALFRHDTSRELDPHLHTHCILFNATYDSVEDRWKALHATGMYRAQKFAEHLYYHELAKGLVSLGYRIENNARDFEIKGVPAEVISRFSKRHHQIDAETQKRIAEEGLIGTEKALREQVAHDRRKRKTKDAVADRLRPRWEAEMPLSERSALEAMSPKKLPPPLPGVLTEKPDLSGLVAWADGHLFERKSVVADHELLAVSLARGRGGNFTLAELEEAVVDREYVFSEDGRKLTSREALSRELQIALRVEDGANRHDALNAHHRPALTLSSEQRRAVRGILESRDFVTLFRGGAGTGKSFTLREVARGLEARGHPVVVAAPQHQQVDGLRGDGLENAMTLARLLAGTELPPRAVVIVDEAGQIGGRDMLALMKRVQACNGRLILSGDTRQQGAVAASDALRVIEENTNVRPVCLAEIRRQDPKLGRTRRERQFIKAYREAVQAAAKGDTMASFDKLDALGCIRELDAAELKKKLAREYCAALGRKEKVLAVAQTWSEVRELNTAIRDELKNAGKLGEGVPVVSWQSLDLTDAQKRDARFYGAGARAFFVREYGRFGRGDWGEIVKVNEHGITLRKDGQTTSLSLDYANRFIVAAPQQIELARSDRLQMKFNGSSAEGAAIRNGELVTVQRVLGDGRICVRDDGGKSKTLSPSQRLFVPGYAVTSYASQGKTVDTVIASYGEREAMPVGANSQQWYVAISRARKNVLVLTGDKEALRMRVEREADRELALSITPEKAAMDAVCAEFSEETQALLREGQRAQRHESVMRWVRTAQAQANSPRVAPPLLPQSIQQPKINRGIRI